In Halococcus salifodinae DSM 8989, one DNA window encodes the following:
- a CDS encoding glycoside hydrolase family 26 protein: MLPTDGTDKGTPGDVDDSGGSSDSSGRSGTFLTGTYNGERGFDSEAFGTWLGRKPAVTELFVDALAGEAWVETFVRTRMTPIWNRGQVPLVVWQPYRSPRERTPADVERKITDGTYDDIIRAWARELASWAKPTGSRDRRFYFVPAEEMNGDWYPWGVLWSDGGAGPTTRTGSPRDYVGMWRHLHNRFEEEGMDERVIQWVWTPNADQAGDIPTERYYPGDEYVDWIGLNGFNYGDINQYSRWQTPEERFGSMIDRMKALADKPLAFPEVSSTSFVDGAFRPSRKAEWIEQLVSFATDENIELVCWYNFDDTGTWESDWAVFGGEHGTSAVTIDNKRYPVYNAYRRETKPPTGRDARPDHPRSLTNDEFAGRF, translated from the coding sequence ATGCTCCCTACCGATGGGACCGACAAGGGGACGCCAGGGGACGTGGACGACAGTGGCGGATCCTCAGACTCCTCGGGGCGGTCCGGAACGTTCCTAACTGGCACCTACAACGGCGAACGGGGGTTCGACTCGGAGGCGTTCGGCACGTGGCTCGGTCGGAAACCGGCTGTCACGGAGCTCTTTGTGGACGCCCTCGCCGGCGAGGCGTGGGTCGAAACGTTCGTCCGGACGCGAATGACGCCAATCTGGAACCGCGGGCAGGTGCCGTTGGTCGTCTGGCAGCCCTATCGTTCACCGCGTGAGCGAACCCCGGCGGACGTTGAGCGCAAGATCACCGACGGGACGTACGACGACATCATCAGAGCGTGGGCAAGGGAGTTGGCATCGTGGGCGAAGCCAACGGGGTCCCGCGACCGTCGGTTCTACTTTGTCCCCGCCGAGGAGATGAACGGCGACTGGTATCCGTGGGGTGTGCTCTGGTCCGACGGCGGGGCTGGGCCGACGACACGAACCGGTTCCCCACGGGACTACGTCGGGATGTGGCGTCACCTCCACAATCGGTTCGAGGAGGAAGGGATGGACGAACGCGTGATACAGTGGGTCTGGACCCCGAACGCTGATCAGGCCGGGGACATCCCGACCGAGCGATACTACCCGGGCGACGAGTACGTCGACTGGATCGGCCTCAACGGTTTCAATTACGGTGATATCAACCAGTACTCGCGTTGGCAGACGCCGGAAGAGCGGTTCGGGTCGATGATCGACCGGATGAAGGCTCTTGCCGACAAACCGCTCGCGTTCCCCGAGGTGAGCAGCACGTCGTTCGTCGATGGGGCCTTCCGCCCGTCGCGGAAAGCCGAGTGGATCGAACAGCTGGTTTCGTTCGCGACGGACGAGAACATCGAACTGGTTTGTTGGTACAACTTCGACGACACGGGCACCTGGGAGTCCGACTGGGCGGTGTTCGGGGGAGAGCACGGCACCTCGGCCGTTACAATCGACAACAAACGGTACCCAGTCTACAATGCCTACCGGCGCGAAACCAAACCTCCGACCGGGCGTGACGCGCGTCCGGACCACCCTCGGTCCCTGACCAACGACGAGTTCGCGGGACGGTTCTGA
- a CDS encoding glycosyltransferase has product MKICFISGVFLPQAAGGAENYVLEVAKRLKRKGHELFVIATEPYDGPASLTPHRTSYEGIDVWRFSPINVAYKTSYEGYSLPRQAVWRALDAVNPHSVAMVERLLDRTNPDVVHVNELEGISTLSSRAAARNDAAYVHTLHNYNLISPGSTVRIGSVPGGLDRTGGNHPLVTKGYSRIQRALLGTPDTVVGPSQFVIDAHREHGFFEGVRCRCLQHGVERIAESTSPPPDDPSVLYVGRLTPEKGLNTLFAAAADLSDVQFDLCGTGPLQSAVECRAESSANLTYHGFVTEAELRSLRRNATVGVVPSVWAENSPLAIYESYATGLPVVGTDVGGIPELVVSGETGALCDPGRADALVNAIERVLDNDPAAMREAALAWAREHTLETHVDSLVEIYAESRRNR; this is encoded by the coding sequence ATGAAGATCTGTTTCATATCGGGCGTGTTCCTCCCGCAAGCGGCCGGCGGAGCCGAGAACTACGTTTTGGAGGTCGCAAAGCGCCTCAAGCGTAAGGGGCACGAGCTGTTCGTCATTGCGACGGAACCCTACGACGGGCCGGCGAGCCTCACTCCCCATCGGACGAGCTACGAGGGGATCGATGTCTGGCGGTTCAGCCCGATAAACGTCGCGTACAAGACCTCCTACGAGGGCTACTCGTTGCCGCGCCAAGCGGTCTGGCGGGCGCTCGACGCGGTCAATCCCCACTCAGTGGCGATGGTCGAGCGGCTCCTCGACCGGACGAACCCCGACGTCGTCCACGTCAACGAACTCGAAGGTATCTCGACGCTGTCGTCCCGCGCGGCCGCCCGGAACGACGCGGCATACGTCCACACTCTGCACAACTACAACCTCATCAGTCCAGGAAGCACCGTTCGGATCGGGAGCGTTCCTGGCGGCCTCGACCGAACGGGTGGAAACCACCCGCTCGTGACCAAGGGCTATTCACGCATCCAGCGAGCGCTTTTGGGGACGCCGGATACCGTCGTGGGCCCGAGCCAGTTCGTTATCGACGCCCACCGCGAACACGGCTTCTTCGAAGGCGTTCGCTGTCGGTGCCTCCAGCACGGCGTCGAACGGATAGCCGAATCCACCTCACCGCCACCCGACGACCCGAGCGTGCTCTACGTCGGCCGCCTTACTCCCGAAAAAGGGCTCAATACACTTTTCGCGGCGGCGGCTGACCTCTCCGACGTTCAGTTTGATCTCTGTGGCACGGGGCCACTCCAGTCCGCAGTCGAATGCCGCGCCGAATCGAGCGCGAACCTCACCTACCACGGATTCGTCACCGAGGCCGAACTCCGATCACTCCGGCGGAACGCGACCGTCGGCGTAGTGCCCTCTGTCTGGGCGGAGAACTCGCCGCTCGCCATCTACGAATCCTACGCCACGGGGCTTCCGGTCGTCGGCACCGACGTCGGGGGGATCCCGGAGCTGGTCGTTTCCGGCGAGACGGGTGCGTTGTGCGACCCGGGTCGGGCCGACGCACTCGTCAATGCCATCGAACGAGTCCTCGACAACGACCCCGCTGCCATGCGCGAGGCCGCGCTCGCGTGGGCGCGCGAACACACCCTCGAAACCCACGTCGATTCGCTGGTGGAAATATACGCTGAGAGCCGCCGAAACAGGTGA